A segment of the Coffea arabica cultivar ET-39 chromosome 8c, Coffea Arabica ET-39 HiFi, whole genome shotgun sequence genome:
GCTATACCAAAGATCCAATAAACTAAATTGCGCCACCATTCAGTGAGATGGTATTATCCAAACCCTATAGCACTTTTTTTGGATAGCAAAgcatttgagataattttgtgaaaaaaaatattgtagcatttttttatgtgatgtatatgagataaaaagataattgaaaatgtgttgATAATACAAGCAAGCCAGTATGTGTAAATAAGATAGAAATAATATGTAATCCAAACACACGCAAGCTATTTAAAAATCAGACCTATACAAATATGACGCCTTGATTCTCAGTTCTCAAATTGCAGGTATATGTGTCATATATGTCGTTCTACTATGTTCTCTGCCAATGATGATTTGTACTCATGTTCTGCTAAAAAAGGACAGCCTTGAGTTTATGTGAAAGAAATGGATGTCAGTTAGAGCCTAGAGGTCCTAGAAAAAATGGATGTCAGTTAGAGCCTAGGTGTGTGTTTCATTCCgattccggaaaaaaaaaaagttagagcCTAGAGGTCCAGTTCCAGCTAAACTTGAACCGGTTAGTCGGCATTCAAAATGCAAACGGGTCTATCGAAATAACCCAAACTGTAGAGGAGGGGTATTTATGGAAATTAGGACATAATTAATTATGGGCCACCTGAAATATTTACATCTGTCTCCTTCCCTTCTAAGCAAACTAATGTTAATCAAGGTATTAACTTATAAAGGATTCCCCTGCCTACATCCCCACACGCATTTGCTTTTCTGAAGCCACGTTGAGCTACCAATTGCTTTGTGCCATGTCAGCAATAGAGGCCTGCTAATggctttttaaaattttaccaaTGAAATCGCTGACAAAAACACCCAACGACTTGAAGAAATGCACAAGGCGGCGTCTAAATGGCCATATTCCATTGGCCCAAATTCTCACCTCAGTTGTATCAgttgtttttctcttcttttttttttcccaatttgatttaaaatcgtGCAGCGTTTTATATTAATAGACAGATATATGGATCTTTGGAGGTTAATGCTGGCTCTTTAGTacatataaaaaatattttaagatatttCTTTTTACGAGTTAATGCATATTTCAAGGCACATCAGCTGAATCCTTGCAAAATTTTCCGAGATTTACACTTGAGACATATAAGGTTGGAAGAAATTTGCAGTAATTTCTCCTGAAGCATTAAACCATTTAGGTATCAATCAAAGCCCAAGCGGTAGACGTCCAATGAACATAACTCCGTACGGAATATCGGATTAATTTACAACGCAATGCAACAGGGGACCATGGAGGCTGAGGGAAGAAGGGAATATCTGACCCACAAGAAGGGGGGAAAAAATGGATGAGTTCATTGACGAGCTATTGTACATTCAAGAAAGAGGATATAACCTGATTAAAACTGTTCACGAGATTTCTGCACATTTTTTAGACTGTTCATGTAAAAGAACGGAGGAAGATGCAGAATCCAGGCTAGCTTCTTGTCTGAGCAACCTATGCTTTCTTAGGGCCTCATGACATGGGGTGAAAAATTCATGCCTAAGAGCTTCTTCCGCACTAATCCTCAATCTTGGATTCACTGTTAAGCACTTATCCACGAGATCAAAAAAAGATCCTGGGATAACCTCAAGGAATTCCGGTCTTCTATTGTTGTGTTTACACCAATCTTGGACTTTAATGGATGGCAAGGATTTTATGTCCAATAGACCCTGTTTTTGAAAAGGTAGACATTGAATAGATAATAGAGACGAGAAAATCAGTAATGAACCAAAAAAGTTCAGTGAGTAATACCGCAGGAAATGAGGATTCCCGACCGTGTAGCTTGGCCACTTCCCACAGATCTTCACTGCCCCTCAACTTGGCAATCTCCTTGACATTCCTGTTTATGACAATGATAATGTAGCTAAAGTTACTTTTCATGAAACTAGGTGCACAGCCAATCCATACCCTTTCAAAGTATGAGAAGAAATCTTACTGGTCAGGATCGCCTGCAAAAGGTGTCCGTCCAGCCAACAGGTAGAGTAAGGTCACCCCAGCCGACCAAATATCAACCTTAGGGCCTTGATGTAGGGATCTGAACAATACCTGCAGAAGATTCATCATTAAGCACTCTCACAGGAAAACTTGACAGAGTTAAGACCAAAAGTACAAGAATAATCAGGCAACAAGCAAAGTCTGAGGAAAAGTTTCTGTGATAGAAAAATCATGATAAACAAAGGGCTGGCTAAGAGGCAACACTTCCCCGCTTTAGGCAAAAAGTTATCCACTCCTGCAGCTAATAACAAAAGTTGCAACTTACCTCTGGAGCCCTGAAGCCCTTTGTGCCGACACAGGGACCTTCTCGTTTATTTTTTCCATCCCCTGAAACAAACAAATAATAAGACTACCAAAGAACCAATCATATGTTACCTCAAGTTAGTGAAGAACTTGGTGTGATAGAACACCTTTATTCTTCAATACTCCTGCACCGCCAACAACTCCTCCAGCTGAGTGCAGTGGCATTGGAGTTATGTAAAGAAATTTCCGATCCACTTTTGCAGGAGTTGCAGCAATCCTCTTTCTCTTGGAAACAGGAACATTTGCTGATCCACGGTTTGCACCCTGCAATGCTTCCTGCACCAGGTTGATCAGTTCCTTCCTACCTTGGCTTGGTAGAGGTTCTCTGAACTTCTCTGCGGATAAAGTTTTGGTGCTTGTTGCTTCCCTTGCCGAGGTTATCCCAGAGCCATCAGCACCCTGACTTTTGATTGCACTTCTACTGCCTACCTCAGCACAATGGTTAGAGTTTTGAATCTTCTTCCTCGTGTCCTTGGAGATTAGAAGGGGCTTTAATACTTTTCCTTGCTCCCGGTTAGCTAATTCCACAGCTTTTGGAGTCAGGATTTTCCTGCTCTTACTAGGTGGAATAGAAATGGCACGAGAAAGAGGAACGCTATTTAAGCTCACATCATGGCTCAGCTTAGTTTTgtctatcaaaaaaaaaaaaattgcctttAATCATGTGTTATAAAAAAGAGCAGCTTACTAGCACAAAGATAAAGTGAAGCTAAGATAGAAAGGCAAACAAGCTTGTTGGAAGATTAAGAATGTGCACgattcttttgtaattttttatcGTCTTCAGTTTACTCCAAACAAGATGTCCTAATAAAGGAAAGACCCCTAGTATGTTCCTGAAAGCAATAAAATAAATGTGAAGACGAAAAAGTGAGAACAAACTCACCTGCAGTGCCATATTTTTGGTTCAAGTCCTGGTAAAGGGGAATACGCATAAAAAAGGGTGAGAAAGAAATTCAGGCTTAAAAGAGGGAGGAGGAGATTAACCAAAAGTATCATGAAAATTCAAGCAGCAACTACTGACCATGGCCAAATTAAAATCAATGAGATAGCCTTTACAAGCCTTGCGATTGAAAAGAAAGTTGCCAGGTTTAACATCCCTATGAACAATGCCCTGTACATGCAAAACAGATTATAAACCTGCCTTTGTTCTTAACAATTCAATGCAACTTGCGAGTATATGCATCTGAGTTACCATCACCTGCTTATGTAGACCAGCAAGGGCTCTGAACATACAATAACCATACCACTGAAGCTCACAAACATCTATGTCTCTCTTCAAGACCTTACAATTAAAAGAATGTAAATAAGGAAAAACGAACACAAACAAAAATAGTGTGAACATCActagtccaaaaaaaaaaaaaattcaaaagaaggtACAAATCACCTCAGGCCGATCATGCTCAACATGCTCCAAGACAAGGCAGTCAGAATCCCCATTTTTAAATGAGCCTTCATATTTAATTACAAAGTTCTTTCCCCTGAACCAAATGTTTGTTTAACAATTCAACATTGAGCTGCATAGGGATTTATTTAATACTGAAACTTTTATAAGAGCTCTCAGTATAATTACCCAAATCGCTCCAGCATCTTCAGCTCATTATGGACGTGATTTCGATTAGCATTAACATGTGGACCtgtttttaccaaaaaaaaaaaaaaaggccagtTTAAGCATGGTCGAGCATCTTCAAAGTAACTATATACGAGTGCCTCTAAAAGAATATGGTGACTATAAAGTCAAGACGGAGCATATTTTATGCACATAGGCACACATGGCATACAAAACAAATGCAATTGCCCAATTGAAATGCTTAATACATATTAAAAGTCTCATTGTTATTATACTTTCAGAAATGTTTCCATGCTGCAAACTTGTAACTTTGTTAAAAGATCTGAAACAGTATGCATCTCAGCAAATTAGTGGGTCAAAACTCTGTTTAAGCCAGTAGCAAAGAAGCACCGGGTACAACTTGTATGCCCTATGGTGAAACCAACAAACAGATTCTGCACCTACATTTAATAGCAAATGTGACTCCATCACTCTTCCTTCTTGCCCTGTAAACTGTGCCATAACCACCTGCAGGTATCGTTACATAGAGATCAAACAAATATgagaagtaattttttttaaaattagatAGGGAGAAATGTAACTGAATCCTTACAAACAGTCAAAACCAAATAAATACCTGAGCCCTCTTCTTCTTCCACGATAAAAGGTTCAAAGTTTGGTAGCACTCTTTGTTGTCCCTGCTCCTAATTAGAAAGCATGGAATATGTTTAAACTATGAGGATACTTCATTGACAAGTCAATGTAATAAGTGGTTACAAACAAATATTACCAACAAGCTTACATGAGATGGATTAACAGAAGGTTCCCTATTTTTATCtaaattttccttcttttccttcaCATTCATATCTTGGTGACCATAATACTTCATGTGCTGCTTCATTGGGATTGATTTCTTATCTGTTCTTGTTTGCAGCTTCTGTAAAGGAGAGAAAGCAGCATTAGCATTCTCTAAAGTCTTGTCTATGGAATGGAGCCTCTGACTTGGTGCTTGCTTTTGATCAGTCTTCGATTTATGGGAGATCTTGGCTAGTGGATTCTGACCAACAGAAAGACCACTTGCTGTCAATGTAGCCTGACTATTTGGAAGCTTTattacttttcctttttctatagATGGTATCATAGAACTGCAGTCCTCTGATATGTTTTTTAGAAGCTTATCCTCTTGTAACCCATCTATTTTATTCATATCAATCAGACAATTTTCATCATTTGCTCTGTGTGGCTCTTCCTGATTGCTTTGCATGAATATTTTATCTTCATTCCCACTTTCACAAGGATCAACAACAGGCACCACTTCTTTTTGTGAATGTTGCGTCTCTTGATACAATTGTAACCTAGATGTTCCGGTGAATCTAATTTTTCTGAATGAACTTTCTTCATTTACATTGTCTTCCATGCTTCCAAAGGGACTTTGCAACATAGCAAGATGATTCATCTCTGAAAAAGGAACAGCTTTCACCCTGTGCTCTGATATTGATGGCAGGAAATTTTGGCATCCACGAGAATCAAGAGAGTCAAATTGACACCCTCTTCTTGATGCGTAGTTGACTTCGTCCCTATTGACAAAAAAATCTGTTACCTTTTCATTACCATATCCAGTTTCCGCTCTATTAAACTTTGGCAGTTCATCACTAGAATCGAGTAATAAGGATGTCCTCAACATTGCTTTCTCCAGTTCAAGAGCATCAAATGCCACTGCAGGTGGCTCAAAGGACTGCAAAGTTATGTCTCTGCTCATGTTACCATCAGAAAAATATGCCTACAAATTGTTGGACAACACAGGTACTATAAATCATTCTGCTAAACATCTAGACCAGCAAATGGAAAAGGAAATCAATTAAGATTGCATATATATCGACGAGCAATGGAAGTTCAAGATTCATGAAAACTTATTTAATCAGAATTCTAATGGATGCCAACTAAAATCCATGTTTGAGATGTAATAATGAATAAAGTGAAGATTTAAAAGTTACCAAATAAAAAATGGACAAGCAATATAAGAGAATCACTAGCAAATATGCCTTAAGGAAGCAAGAAGCAACGAGCAAACACAGGCACCAGCTACCTATTAGTTTCCCTTCTTTAATCATTGCATGAGCAGCTAAATTTCAGagaaattttgtgaaattatcaATGGTACAATAATTTGGATAGATTTGTCAGTTAAGTTTAACTGTCAAATCTAGAGGATTTATACTGACTCAGAACCAGTCAAGGAATAGGGAACAAGTTAagctacttaaaaaaaaaaaaaggagacaaTCGAAAAGGCTCAAAATTACCTGAGTAGAAGCATTACTGACCACACTAGGCAATCTCAACACCACCTTATCATCTTCCTTTCCTGCAATTCAAAACAGAACTTAGAAATTAAATCAGGTAAATTCAATTTGAATAGGTAACAAAATGTTTTAGTatcctttttttattattatttttaccgTCAAAATCAGCGGAAACAGCTCTCCTTTTCACCACCTGCAACCTCTCATTCCCCATCATaaatttcttcctcttcttcaccATTTGTCCTCCCTCACTCCGTTGCCTCTCCCCATAACTACTTAACCGTAAACCTAACTGAAACCGCGGCAACAAATTCAAACATGTATCCGAATTCGCGACAAATTGCGAGATTGCTAGGTATCCGACGGAAGAAAAGGTGACGAAGTAATTAGGAGTTAAAAAAAGAGGAGAACTAGGGATAAAACAGAGAAATTCTATCAATTGTGGAGTAGTATAGAAAAGCGTGGTTATGCTCGCGAGTTCAGTTGGCCGCGCCGGCCGCcggagagagagcaagagagaaaaaatatGCCAGGCCTTTTCTGAGTCAGTGGGGGAGGCGAATGTACCGAGATGCAAACTCAGGTGCGAGTTTGTTAAATCGGTTTGGATTTCCATTATTAGTGAAAATTGAGTCTCAGATCTGATTTAGAAGTTAAGAGGATTGTGT
Coding sequences within it:
- the LOC113703033 gene encoding uncharacterized protein isoform X3 codes for the protein MEIQTDLTNSHLSLHLGTFASPTDSEKAWHIFSLLLSLRRPARPTELASITTLFYTTPQLIEFLCFIPSSPLFLTPNYFVTFSSVGYLAISQFVANSDTCLNLLPRFQLGLRLSSYGERQRSEGGQMVKKRKKFMMGNERLQVVKRRAVSADFDGKEDDKVVLRLPSVVSNASTQSFEPPAVAFDALELEKAMLRTSLLLDSSDELPKFNRAETGYGNEKVTDFFVNRDEVNYASRRGCQFDSLDSRGCQNFLPSISEHRVKAVPFSEMNHLAMLQSPFGSMEDNVNEESSFRKIRFTGTSRLQLYQETQHSQKEVVPVVDPCESGNEDKIFMQSNQEEPHRANDENCLIDMNKIDGLQEDKLLKNISEDCSSMIPSIEKGKVIKLPNSQATLTASGLSVGQNPLAKISHKSKTDQKQAPSQRLHSIDKTLENANAAFSPLQKLQTRTDKKSIPMKQHMKYYGHQDMNVKEKKENLDKNREPSVNPSHEQGQQRVLPNFEPFIVEEEEGSGGYGTVYRARRKSDGVTFAIKCPHVNANRNHVHNELKMLERFGGKNFVIKYEGSFKNGDSDCLVLEHVEHDRPEVLKRDIDVCELQWYGYCMFRALAGLHKQGIVHRDVKPGNFLFNRKACKGYLIDFNLAMDLNQKYGTADKTKLSHDVSLNSVPLSRAISIPPSKSRKILTPKAVELANREQGKVLKPLLISKDTRKKIQNSNHCAEVGSRSAIKSQGADGSGITSAREATSTKTLSAEKFREPLPSQGRKELINLVQEALQGANRGSANVPVSKRKRIAATPAKVDRKFLYITPMPLHSAGGVVGGAGVLKNKGDGKNKREGPCVGTKGFRAPEVLFRSLHQGPKVDIWSAGVTLLYLLAGRTPFAGDPDQNVKEIAKLRGSEDLWEVAKLHGRESSFPAGLLDIKSLPSIKVQDWCKHNNRRPEFLEVIPGSFFDLVDKCLTVNPRLRISAEEALRHEFFTPCHEALRKHRLLRQEASLDSASSSVLLHEQSKKCAEIS
- the LOC113703033 gene encoding uncharacterized protein isoform X2; its protein translation is MEIQTDLTNSHLSLHLGTFASPTDSEKAWHIFSLLLSLRRPARPTELASITTLFYTTPQLIEFLCFIPSSPLFLTPNYFVTFSSVGYLAISQFVANSDTCLNLLPRFQLGLRLSSYGERQRSEGGQMVKKRKKFMMGNERLQVVKRRAVSADFDGKEDDKVVLRLPSVVSNASTQAYFSDGNMSRDITLQSFEPPAVAFDALELEKAMLRTSLLLDSSDELPKFNRAETGYGNEKVTDFFVNRDEVNYASRRGCQFDSLDSRGCQNFLPSISEHRVKAVPFSEMNHLAMLQSPFGSMEDNVNEESSFRKIRFTGTSRLQLYQETQHSQKEVVPVVDPCESGNEDKIFMQSNQEEPHRANDENCLIDMNKIDGLQEDKLLKNISEDCSSMIPSIEKGKVIKLPNSQATLTASGLSVGQNPLAKISHKSKTDQKQAPSQRLHSIDKTLENANAAFSPLQKLQTRTDKKSIPMKQHMKYYGHQDMNVKEKKENLDKNREPSVNPSHGQQRVLPNFEPFIVEEEEGSGGYGTVYRARRKSDGVTFAIKCPHVNANRNHVHNELKMLERFGGKNFVIKYEGSFKNGDSDCLVLEHVEHDRPEVLKRDIDVCELQWYGYCMFRALAGLHKQGIVHRDVKPGNFLFNRKACKGYLIDFNLAMDLNQKYGTADKTKLSHDVSLNSVPLSRAISIPPSKSRKILTPKAVELANREQGKVLKPLLISKDTRKKIQNSNHCAEVGSRSAIKSQGADGSGITSAREATSTKTLSAEKFREPLPSQGRKELINLVQEALQGANRGSANVPVSKRKRIAATPAKVDRKFLYITPMPLHSAGGVVGGAGVLKNKGDGKNKREGPCVGTKGFRAPEVLFRSLHQGPKVDIWSAGVTLLYLLAGRTPFAGDPDQNVKEIAKLRGSEDLWEVAKLHGRESSFPAGLLDIKSLPSIKVQDWCKHNNRRPEFLEVIPGSFFDLVDKCLTVNPRLRISAEEALRHEFFTPCHEALRKHRLLRQEASLDSASSSVLLHEQSKKCAEIS
- the LOC113703033 gene encoding uncharacterized protein isoform X1, producing the protein MEIQTDLTNSHLSLHLGTFASPTDSEKAWHIFSLLLSLRRPARPTELASITTLFYTTPQLIEFLCFIPSSPLFLTPNYFVTFSSVGYLAISQFVANSDTCLNLLPRFQLGLRLSSYGERQRSEGGQMVKKRKKFMMGNERLQVVKRRAVSADFDGKEDDKVVLRLPSVVSNASTQAYFSDGNMSRDITLQSFEPPAVAFDALELEKAMLRTSLLLDSSDELPKFNRAETGYGNEKVTDFFVNRDEVNYASRRGCQFDSLDSRGCQNFLPSISEHRVKAVPFSEMNHLAMLQSPFGSMEDNVNEESSFRKIRFTGTSRLQLYQETQHSQKEVVPVVDPCESGNEDKIFMQSNQEEPHRANDENCLIDMNKIDGLQEDKLLKNISEDCSSMIPSIEKGKVIKLPNSQATLTASGLSVGQNPLAKISHKSKTDQKQAPSQRLHSIDKTLENANAAFSPLQKLQTRTDKKSIPMKQHMKYYGHQDMNVKEKKENLDKNREPSVNPSHEQGQQRVLPNFEPFIVEEEEGSGGYGTVYRARRKSDGVTFAIKCPHVNANRNHVHNELKMLERFGGKNFVIKYEGSFKNGDSDCLVLEHVEHDRPEVLKRDIDVCELQWYGYCMFRALAGLHKQGIVHRDVKPGNFLFNRKACKGYLIDFNLAMDLNQKYGTADKTKLSHDVSLNSVPLSRAISIPPSKSRKILTPKAVELANREQGKVLKPLLISKDTRKKIQNSNHCAEVGSRSAIKSQGADGSGITSAREATSTKTLSAEKFREPLPSQGRKELINLVQEALQGANRGSANVPVSKRKRIAATPAKVDRKFLYITPMPLHSAGGVVGGAGVLKNKGDGKNKREGPCVGTKGFRAPEVLFRSLHQGPKVDIWSAGVTLLYLLAGRTPFAGDPDQNVKEIAKLRGSEDLWEVAKLHGRESSFPAGLLDIKSLPSIKVQDWCKHNNRRPEFLEVIPGSFFDLVDKCLTVNPRLRISAEEALRHEFFTPCHEALRKHRLLRQEASLDSASSSVLLHEQSKKCAEIS